CACAGAAagagttatttatatttatttaatacaggTTAATATGTTAAGCGCTATaatattaattcttttaaaccTTTTGTACACAATCGTAGCCTTTACACTAACTGTTCTGCAGATTTCAATTTAAAGAACACACTgtattgaaaaaacaaaaccagaaattaaattatttattgatataaaCACATAGATGTTATATGTAGTTCTCCTATGAGGAACTGTAAATTCATGTTGTAAAATTCTTGATGTACACCTAGTTACACTTGATGAACTAGGGAGTTACAGTATTTGGAACATGTGATGATTTAGTTACCAAAGACTGTGTGGGAGAATTGTTGGGGAAAAAGCTGATTGTGGACATGGATATGGACCTAATAATGTAGTGATAAAGGAATAAAGCCACAACAATtgttcatcataacacaggctaCCGCTCAGAAAGAGGTCACAGGCAACAACCCTTTGGTAGTGTGGTCAGCAGCCATATATACAAGTTCTTCCAGGAACCAAGTGCCTTCCTGTAAAGACAAAGAagtgattttaaatttttaataataattatggaCGACAGTTTTAGAAACGCTAAAAGTGTCACACACCTTATGCCGCAAAGGCCTCATTCCTTCTGCTCCTATTTTGGGATTGCAACAGatgaacaaataacaacaacaggtGTTAAAAGGAGTCGGAACTGCAGTTGTCGAGACGGCAACAATTCAGAATCACataaagaataaaagaaaattagtcaaataaaaaaagagtatTGTGTTCCGTTTTTAAATACAGGTGTTTTCTACAGTTTTCTTTAAAGTAATTCAGTATTGTATAAAACCACGACATTACACAGATTAAAGCTCCAAAATGTGAGTAACctgcaaataaaatgctttaTCTCAGTGTCCTAAAGGaggccgctgctgctgctgctgagtcaAGGAAATGTGATTAAGTCACCTAACATGAGGAGCCATTACAGATTGAATTTATGGGTGCTACCTCTTGGACTCTTTCAGAGGCAGAGGCCACCTCTTCCAAGTTTAGTGCCCTCCATGTATGGAAAGCAAGTCAGGAGATGTCAGATGTCACCTCAGGACTCGTATAGATCAACCTATCCAGTACATGCAGTTAAATTGTCAAGCTgtcattgcattcattttacAAATTTATAACTAGTAACTTACTCCAAGTTTAATATAATTAGACTACATTCTCATGTATAGTTTATAAGGTTGATAGACAAGCTCCTAATCATTTCTGACCTGTGAGAATGTGAATGTTGACCTATTTCTTGTCAGCATCTGCAACCACCGGCTCTGTTTAACAGAAAGACAAAGTATTATCTTTCTGAAGGTTAAAACTCAAATACTGGCAAAGGAAATGCTACAACCTAAAGGAGATCTTGACTTACGTTTGACTTCCAGCTTGCAGCTGACAGTTGCTTCTCCGAGATCGTTCTTGGCTTTGCAGGAGTACACACCACCGTCAAAGTTACCAGGCTTGCGGATCTCCAGAGAGCAGATACCCTGGACACAGATCTGCCTGAATTTGGGGTCGTCTCCAATAATCATCTGGTTCTTCATCCATATAACCTTTGGCtatagaaaaaaacataaaaatatatgagAATTATATGAGAAACACAGGATTTTTTTATGCATGGTAATTATATTTAACCATCTCGCCCCCTCACAACCATCatctcacaaacaaacaagcagcagcagcgtttCTATTTATGTTTGTGCAACttggcaggaaaaaaaaacttttgattGAAGTGGACACACAGCATACACCCGGTTTGGGAGTTTTAATGGCACTGACATGGTAAGAACCTCTAGGGGCCCCACAGGGAATGTTACACATGTGACCCCGCGTCCCAGCTGACCTGTCATCCATAATGGACTCTTCTCCTCCTTGCCTGTTTCAACTGCAAAGAATACCAATTCCAGCCTTCTCATCAAGACCAACTACACTACCTTCCTGTTGGCGACCCGGTGGGATTATAAACCGAAACAGGAGGTGAGAGGCTCAGACAGCAGCCAGGTGAAGAGGGAAGATCTTATACCTTCTCAGCTGACAGTCAAGCTGTAGTTTGAGCAATGGCACCCTGGTGTTATGGTATAACCTAGCAGTGAATGCACACTTGTTTATCAGTAAGAAATTATAGCTTGGTAAAATTCTGCATTTCAACATACCAAAGGCCAGGACTGTATAAATGATTTCTTTGTAGGTTTCAGCCATTACATACTGCCAACCATTTACTAAAACATACCATTATGTTTTTAGACAGCATCCCTACCAAGGGACCCAGAACTTGTGGAGTTCCAGTGCTCGCATTTGGTGCtactgtagtgataatggttacTGATGCTCTCAGTTTAGTGGAAAAATGGCCCGACATGATGTTGGTCGAGCATAAAAAAATGTTACTGTACCTTTGGGCTTCCCCTGACAGAGCACAGCAGCTTGGTGCTGTAGCCAACAGTGGTGGCTCTGTCAGTCAGAGACGTGGTGAACTTGGGAGGCTCGCTGAAGTCGTGTTCTTTGTATTCAGGAGGCTTGTAATCAATACCTGGAAAGTGGAAGAGAAACGGACTCCTAAACTGCTTCTAGTGTGAAAAACATTCACACTAGTTTGGTTGAATGATATTTTGGCAAGGTATGATGGATTTTCTGACATGCTAATTTCTGGTACTCTTACAATTGTATGCATCTTCGTCAATAAAGAACCTACTGTATCAGCGGATGAGAAAATTCTGTTACAAATTTACAATTAAAGGTCCATTTATTAGCTTTCTGAGCTTTCAACCTTATCTTAGAGTCTGCTAAAAGTGGACTATTGATTTTAGGTTGTATAGTTTCAGTATATACGtcaaaggtcaagaatgaacttccGTGCTCAAATTTGAATCTATCTGGCTGATTAAAAGTCTATTAGTAGATAGAGGCGATGTTAATATAGGCTCGGTAGTTAATCAGTAGTTAAGAACCTGTctacaacaaaattaaaaagctaAGGAAGGATCAATTACACAATAACTTCAGagaaaacaggaataaataacaacaaaagtGAAAGTTACCTGTCTTCAAGATCTTAGCCTCGTCCTTTGCAACAGTAGCGTCCTCACTTATCCCACACTTGTTTTCAGAGAACACTCTGAACTTGTAGGTGTTGCCCATGATGAGGTCAGAGATGGTGGCATTCAGTCTATGGTAATGCTCCAACACAGTGAACCAGTCCTGtagacacacaacacacacacacacacacacacacacacacacacacagtgaggaagCGATGAATTAGCAGAGGATGTTTTGGGGATTCAGGATTTATTGTATGTAATTTATCTTTCTATTAATaatcataatataatatattgtgtgtatataatacattgtgtgtgtgtatatatatatatatatgtatatatacacacacatacactatgACCTTGCAAACTTACTCCAGTCTTTTTGTCGGCCTTCTGGATTGTGTAACCTGTGATTTCTGTGTTTCCGTTGTCGGTGGGTGGAGTCCACTCCAGAGCAACATTGAAGCCCCAGGTATCCACAATCTTTACACTGGCAGGAGGCCCTGGCAGCTCTGTGAACAACCGGGCACTGATCAGGTATCAAGTACAGCTTTAAATCTCATCtcatcaaatgaaaaaaatcattttaacacTTCACTGCATTTTGGTTAGCCAATCTTATTTCCTCTTTTTGACACATTCTCAAAATTTTGCTCACCGACAATTTGAAGGACGAGTGAAGCCTTGTCCTCGAAGTCGTCCACCTTCAGGCACATCTCATATACTCCAGAGTCATCTCTCTCAGCTGCACGGATAAACAGGATGCTGTCTCTCTCAGTGCTGCGGATGTTCACCCTCTTTGTGTCCAGAGGCTGCCCATTCTTCGTCCAGGTGACCACAGGTTTGGGTTTGCCCtggtaaaaaaacacaacaataaatcaGACAGTGAATTTTGAGGAGTTATGTAGTTTATTAATCATGCATTCACAGGAAAAGTCATCTTCAGCTTACTGTGAAGGGGATGGTCAGGTTGATCTTAGCTCCAACTTGAGCGACGTATCTCTGCCTGAGGAAACGAGGCAAGCGGACCTTGGGACGATCTAGAGAGaaaaacaatgaatgaatgaaccaATGATTATTATCTTTTCACCTTTTTGAAGTTATTTTAGCTGATAGCTCCACAGGGGAACAGTGAAATGAAGAAATATCTTGAAAAGGATTGTAATGATCTGTTAAGAGATGTTTGGAGTGAAACAAGAGGATTACATTTCCTTTTTTGTGACCAACAAATCTTGAGGACATTGATAAACCTGCTGAGCTGATCTAAGCCAGGAAATTTTCACTGGTGCCATCAGCGTGTCTGTGTTTTAACTGGTTGTATACATTCTAAGTCCTTTATCCCTTTTGCTATGTATCTGTCTACTCGGTGGTgcatacatttcattttattgttttttaacagCATGATGTGTTGAAGCAACAAAACAGAACATAGGACTTTGTAGAGATTATAATGAaggtaaataaaatgaaaagtataTTATACTTGAAGACAGGAATCTATGAAAAGCAGGATAGTTaatatatgtgtatgtttttatctgtgtgtgctGTTCTTTTGGCTATATGATTTCCTTCTCTGCTTTGCCTATGAGGgcatttttgcatttgtttatattgttgttttatatatttgttaatttaattttcactcAAACTCATATTACAACTGTATTGTATCTGTGATTTCTTTCCCTTCCCTTGTATTTTGCAGTTTGTTGAACTGATACATTATTGAAAAAGGTGTAAATCTGCAGGTAGGGAATCAGAATCATTATAATTATAAAGAGGTATGAGAATATCTCAGGGGTGTGGTGCCCTGGTTGCTCAtttcacaaatactgtatgtgtaccaTGTAACTGCGAGATCCTGGATCCTGTCTCTCCTCTATAACCTTACCTATCTCCTTCCACTGTGTATTGGCTCGTAAAAATCCCAAAATAGCCCATCAATCatcataaaaatcaaatcatgAGGATAGTTAGCCACTGTGACGTTTGAAATGACACTTAAGCCTCAGCTGAGGCTCATTTGTAAAAGTGATTTGGTGAGAAGCACCACCTGCTGAGTCCAGCAGAGCAACATTTGTCAGGACTCTAAATAAAGCAGGCGTACTGTAGTATATCACATCCCCTCATGACGCACGATTGGGAGTTGCAGTTAATTTAACTCCCATAAGAATGcattaaaatcataaataaattaagCAGGATACAGAGACTATAAGACAGCAGACTAAAGCAACTGCTTTGCAAACATAAACTGGaacataaattatatattagCAGAAATATACCACATGTTAAGTGTCTTATCACTTCATACAGAGAGGATTAGGCCTAATGAACATTCTCCCTGTAAAGTCTGTGGcatgtttcaaaataaacagtgaATCTCTCAAAGTGTCATGAGATTTGGGCGTCACCTGAGAAGTTAGATCCATGTCCACCGCCCACACCCACTCAGTACGCGGAGAGAGGACACATACTGGAATTTAGCACCCCCCCATTTCCCTCCTCCCCACAGCCCCCACCTGCTTGCAGTCAGATCATTTGTCACCATCGATCTTGCAGGAGGGAGACTGACACTCCCTCAGCATGAACCCCACCAGGGATCACAATGCAATGC
Above is a genomic segment from Micropterus dolomieu isolate WLL.071019.BEF.003 ecotype Adirondacks linkage group LG18, ASM2129224v1, whole genome shotgun sequence containing:
- the mybphb gene encoding myosin binding protein Hb isoform X3, which codes for MPSKPAPIKKAAKKEPAKKEEEKAPEPAPAPAPEAAPEASPAPAEGEAAPAEAAPAEGEAPAAPPAEEPKPPTPPPADAEAAEAPAPEEPKAPTPPPPPPKEPTSAPLDLFIEDKNDTSVTIIWSQPETIGPTGLDGYTIEVCKDGTEDWKAVNEDLQKSCRYIIKNQTTGDRLKIRVVAVNAGGRSPPVALPEAVLVKEVADRPKVRLPRFLRQRYVAQVGAKINLTIPFTGKPKPVVTWTKNGQPLDTKRVNIRSTERDSILFIRAAERDDSGVYEMCLKVDDFEDKASLVLQIVELPGPPASVKIVDTWGFNVALEWTPPTDNGNTEITGYTIQKADKKTGDWFTVLEHYHRLNATISDLIMGNTYKFRVFSENKCGISEDATVAKDEAKILKTGIDYKPPEYKEHDFSEPPKFTTSLTDRATTVGYSTKLLCSVRGSPKPKVIWMKNQMIIGDDPKFRQICVQGICSLEIRKPGNFDGGVYSCKAKNDLGEATVSCKLEVKQPVVADADKK
- the mybphb gene encoding myosin binding protein Hb isoform X2; translated protein: MPSKPAPIKKAAKKEPAKKEEEKAPEPAPAPAPEAAPEASPAPAEGEAAPAEAAPAEGEAPAAPPAEEPKPPTPPPADAAAPVAEETPAVAAEAPADAEAAEAPAPEEPKAPTPPPPPPKEPTSAPLDLFIEDKNDTSVTIIWSQPETIGPTGLDGYTIEVCKDGTEDWKAVNEDLQKSCRYIIKNQTTGDRLKIRVVAVNAGGRSPPVALPEAVLVKEVADRPKVRLPRFLRQRYVAQVGAKINLTIPFTGKPKPVVTWTKNGQPLDTKRVNIRSTERDSILFIRAAERDDSGVYEMCLKVDDFEDKASLVLQIVELPGPPASVKIVDTWGFNVALEWTPPTDNGNTEITGYTIQKADKKTGDWFTVLEHYHRLNATISDLIMGNTYKFRVFSENKCGISEDATVAKDEAKILKTGIDYKPPEYKEHDFSEPPKFTTSLTDRATTVGYSTKLLCSVRGSPKPKVIWMKNQMIIGDDPKFRQICVQGICSLEIRKPGNFDGGVYSCKAKNDLGEATVSCKLEVKQPVVADADKK
- the mybphb gene encoding myosin binding protein Hb isoform X1; its protein translation is MPSKPAPIKKAAKKEPAKKEEEKAPEPAPAPAPEAAPEASPAPAEGEAAPAEAAPAEGEAPAAPPAEEPKPPTPPPADAAAPVAEETPAVAAEAPADASTEEAAPAADSEAPADAEAAEAPAPEEPKAPTPPPPPPKEPTSAPLDLFIEDKNDTSVTIIWSQPETIGPTGLDGYTIEVCKDGTEDWKAVNEDLQKSCRYIIKNQTTGDRLKIRVVAVNAGGRSPPVALPEAVLVKEVADRPKVRLPRFLRQRYVAQVGAKINLTIPFTGKPKPVVTWTKNGQPLDTKRVNIRSTERDSILFIRAAERDDSGVYEMCLKVDDFEDKASLVLQIVELPGPPASVKIVDTWGFNVALEWTPPTDNGNTEITGYTIQKADKKTGDWFTVLEHYHRLNATISDLIMGNTYKFRVFSENKCGISEDATVAKDEAKILKTGIDYKPPEYKEHDFSEPPKFTTSLTDRATTVGYSTKLLCSVRGSPKPKVIWMKNQMIIGDDPKFRQICVQGICSLEIRKPGNFDGGVYSCKAKNDLGEATVSCKLEVKQPVVADADKK